One window of the Megalops cyprinoides isolate fMegCyp1 chromosome 2, fMegCyp1.pri, whole genome shotgun sequence genome contains the following:
- the LOC118770274 gene encoding E3 ubiquitin/ISG15 ligase TRIM25-like, whose amino-acid sequence MAEASISVCQDQFSCSICLDLLKDPVAIPCGHSYCMDCIKGCWDQDDHTGVYSCPQCRQIFTPRPVLGRNTMLAEVVEKLKKTVAPPAHCYAGPGDMACDFCTERKCKAIKCCLVCLASYCENHIQPHYEFPAFKQHKLIKASRQLEEMICSHHDKVMEVYCRTDQQCICYLCTMDEHRGHDTVSATAERTEKQKQLGETRR is encoded by the exons ATGGCGGAGGCAAGTATCTCGGTGTGCCAGGACCAGTTCAGCTGTTCAATCTGTTTGGATCTACTGAAGGATCCGGTGGCTattccctgtggacacagttactgtatggaCTGTattaagggctgctgggatcaggatgaTCATACTGGTGTctacagctgtccccagtgcagACAGATCTTCACCCCAAGGCCTGTTCTGGGTAGAAACACCATGCTGGCTGAAGtggtggagaaactgaagaagacagttgctcctcctgctcactgttacgCTGGACCTGGAGACATGGCGTGTGATTTCTGcactgagagaaaatgcaaaGCCATCAAGTGCTGCCTGGTGTGTCTGGCCTCTTACTGCGAAAATCACATTCAGCCTCACTACGAATTTCCTGCCTTTAAGCAGCACAAATTGATCAAAGCCAGCAGACAACTAGAGGAGATGATTTGCTCTCATCATGACAAAGTGATGGAGGTTTACTGTCGTACTGATCAGCAGTGTATCTGTTATCTGTGTACAatggatgaacacagaggccACGATACAGTCTCAGCTACAGCAgaaaggactgagaaacag AAGCAGCTGGGAGAGACACGGAGGTAA